A DNA window from Elephas maximus indicus isolate mEleMax1 chromosome 17, mEleMax1 primary haplotype, whole genome shotgun sequence contains the following coding sequences:
- the LOC126060980 gene encoding olfactory receptor 6M1-like — MNVQNQTAVTEFTLTAFPVLQKLRISLFAVLLFTYMLTLTGNIAIISLIWADNHLQTPMYFFLSNLSFLDILFTTTTAPKLLACLLQERKTISLAGCITQTYFYFFLGTGEFILLAVMSFDRYVAICNPLHYTIIMNSRVCLLLVLGCWVGAFLSVLYPAIVISRLPFCFKEIHHFFCDIAPLLQVACIDTHFIEMINFLLSSLILLTSLVLTTVSYTYIFSTILRIPSAQGQQKAFSTCASHITVVSIAYGSNIFMYVRPSQSHLLDVDKATAVLTTMVTPLLNPFIYSLRNQKVKEVLREAINRLMSLLHKRT, encoded by the coding sequence ATGAATGTGCAAAATCAGACCGCAGTGACCGAATTTACCCTGACCGCCTTCCCTGTTCTCCAGAAGCTTCGAATTTCCCTCTTTGCAGTTCTCTTGTTTACTTATATGCTTACTCTCACAGGAAATATTGCCATCATTTCCCTAATCTGGGCTGATAATCACCTCCAAACCCcaatgtacttcttcctcagtaATTTGTCCTTTTTAGACATTCTATTCACAACTACCACTGCCCCGAAGTTGCTAGCTTGTCTCTTACAGGAGAGAAAAACCATATCCCTTGCTGGCTGCATCACTCAaacatatttctatttcttcttggggACAGGGGAGTTCATCCTCTTGGCTGTCATGTCctttgaccgctatgtggccatctgtaaccccCTGCACTACACCATCATCATGAACAGTAGAGTCTGCCTTCTGCTGGTTCTGGGCTGTTGGGTGGGAGCTTTCCTATCAGTGCTGTATCCAGCTATTGTGATTTCCAGGTTACCTTTCTGCTTTAAggaaattcatcatttcttctgtgacatcGCCCCTCTGCTACAGGTGGCCTGTATTGATACTCATTTCATTGAGATGATAAACTTCCTCTTATCTTCCCTCATCCTCCTGACATCACTGGTTCTCACCACTGTGTCCTACACCTATATCTTCTCTACCATCTTGCGCATTCCCTCAGCCCAAGGACAGCAGAAGGCCTTTTCTACCTGTGCTTCTCACATCACCGTTGTCTCCATTGCCTATGGAAGCAACATCTTCATGTATGTCAGGCCCAGCCAGAGCCATCTGCTGGATGTTGACAAGGCGACTGCTGTCCTTACCACAATGGTGacccctcttctgaatcccttcATTTACAGTTTGAGAAATCAAAAGGTAAAGGAAGTCTTAAGAGAAGCAATCAACAGGCTCATGTCCTTATTGCacaagagaacttga